The genomic stretch GCTCGCCGAACTGCTGCTGGTCAACGTGATCGGGATGCCCTACGAGGAGGCCCACGAAGAGGCCTGCCGCTGGGAGCACGTGATGAGCGACGCGGTCGAGAAGCGGGTCTACGACCTGCTCAACCGGCCGACCCGGTCGCCGTACGGCAACCCCATCCCGGGTCTGGACGCGCTGGGTCCGCCCGCCCAGACCGAACCGGAGACCGCCGAGAGCGAGCGCAACCTCGCCTTCCCCGGCCTGAGCGGCAAGGTGATCGTCCGGCGGATCTGCGAGAGCGTGCAGACCGACGCCGAGGTGCTGCGCCAACTGCACGCCGCCGGAGTCGACCCCGGGGCCACGGTCACCGTCGCGCAGGAACGCGACGGCGTGTCGATCGACCGTTCCGGCGAGAGCGTCCGGCTGCCCCGCGAGGTCGCCTCCCGGGTCTTCGTCGCCGCCGCCTGACCCGTCACTGGACGTACGGACAGTGCCGGCAGCCCCGGCCGCAGCACGTACCCCGGCGGGCCAGGAAGCCGGCACTGAGCACGAACAGGCCGGTGTCCGGGTCGAGGTAGCCGGCGTCCCCGGCAGCCAGGGCCGCATCGTGCGCGGCGATGATCCGCTGCC from Micromonospora craniellae encodes the following:
- a CDS encoding metal-dependent transcriptional regulator — protein: MKSHDLVDTTEMYLRTILELEEEGVPPLRARIAERLRQSGPTVSQTVARMERDGLLTVEGDRHLSLTDLGRATAVSVMRKHRLAELLLVNVIGMPYEEAHEEACRWEHVMSDAVEKRVYDLLNRPTRSPYGNPIPGLDALGPPAQTEPETAESERNLAFPGLSGKVIVRRICESVQTDAEVLRQLHAAGVDPGATVTVAQERDGVSIDRSGESVRLPREVASRVFVAAA
- a CDS encoding DUF5522 domain-containing protein — protein: MSGERKPLAARPLTEPHPSRLSPEHPGRQRIIAAHDAALAAGDAGYLDPDTGLFVLSAGFLARRGTCCGRGCRHCPYVQ